The genomic DNA AATAGCCTTTTGTGCATGTACCTGTCCCTCTAGCTGTTTCAGCAGGGCTTGGACAGGTTGTGCTTTCGCTCCTCAGATTTCTCCTCAGAAGCCTCGCTGACTCGCTCCTTGTACCAGCACCTGAGAGCAGATTATTGTTTTGGAGACTTGCAGCAGAACAGGCAGCGTAAGGAGATCTCCTCTCCTGTGCTCTAATCTAATCAAATTTGATGtttccaaacacacagcagctggctAAAGGCACAGCGATGATACCCTAGGAACAAAGCCCACGCTTGTTGTTGGAGACTTACCTAAGCTTCTCCAATTCCTGCCTCAATTTAGCATTCTCTCCCTGAAGCTTAACGctggaaaacaacaagaaaGCAATTTAACAGCCTGACACGGTGAGTGTGTGCTTAGGTGTTTATGTGTATTACCCTCAAAATTGTCTGTTTGTGGAGCAGACATCCTCTGTGGGCTGAGGGGGGCAGGTTTCCCATGGTATCCACATTCACGCTGCAACAACACAGTGAAGGAAACTCAAACACGGGAGACGTTGTTGACACAAACAACCCGTTAAAAATATCTTGGCCCTCGAAAATATTACTCCATCTTTTGACAAACATGCATTACAGTACACGTCCAAATATGTACACAAGTAAACAACAGCATGACTATCACCTTGTCGTCTGCTCTTTAGAGGTTAGTTGAGTTTCCCCTGTTGCCTaatttgtaaaaaataaaattcattttaGAGGGATGTTACATGTTTGTAAAATAGTTGCATAGATGTTGGGCTCGAGGGTATAGAATTGGGTGGTGGCAGGTATGCTACCCACTTTTAATCTTTCATGCATTATTAACacatcatactgtatatttcgGTCTCCATGTGAATGAAATAAAAGGGGGAAGGGCTGAGAGCTTTGATACACTATGTGCACATCAAATGAAGAGATCACTTCACTTCAGTCAGTGCTGCAAAGGTCTTTTCATCACTTTGACCTATCCAGCTCTCGCTTTCATCTTACACTAACGAGGGGCTCATTAATTTCTAATCAAAGGATCCCGATTTACCACACGTCCAGCGAGGATATTCAGCCCAGCATACACAGAAAGTGGACGGGGTCATTGCACTTTAAACAATGCATGAGcgctcacataaacacacaaggtGAAGGTGAGTCTGTCTCTGGACATTTTAATCAGATGTATGAAATTCTGTGCAGACGAGAccgaagagaaaaagagatgagggagaaaaagaTGGAATGGTGAGAAGACTGGAAAGAGAGCTGCTTTGTGTTGAAGCATGGCAAAAAGGTCCCTCACGCACACATCTGGAAAGAAGACACTATCTCACTGTGTGTTAGTgagcgtgcgtatgtgtgtgagagtacgTGCACGCACATGCAGGAATGGCCGTTCCGCCACGTTCCAGATAATTCCGCACACAGGCGGGTCCACACTCTCCCTCTATACTCCCGGCCTAGCTGGACTAACACACCATAAGTCACTCTggtctgtgcttgtgtgcaaCTGTCCAGGCTCAGTGAAACAGACGACTGCGCCTGTCTGTCATAGGCTGTTTAACAAGAAATTCTGCCTCAAGACTCTcaatctgcagctgctggagcaaaCCACATGTTTTATCAGTAAGAAAAGCATTCAGCCCACCAGCCGAATCAATTACATCTCCACAGATTCCCACCCAGTCTCGGAAACAttagaacatcatataaaagTAGCCTGCTATTGTGGCAGCAGAATATCAAAAGAATTCCTGCGAGGAATCGAGTTACAGAAAGATATAATAATCTAATCAAAATCAGAGCTGGTCTGGTAATATTAGTATCCAATTAAAGCAGACTGTTATCATGCGTTCCCATTTGCCTTCAGCATGGAATGATGAAAATTAAAACGAGGTGAACAAGAAAATATGTGTACggttaaaacacacagaacttTCATGGCAAGCAGCTTATTAAGAAGCAAAGTAACTCTGATAGTATCTGCAGAATAATGAAGTAACATACAGTAAACTCATTGTTCCCATACTACACTTTTACAAGCCTGACAGTACATGGTGGTCAGCTGGATAGATAAAAGATGTCatgttgctttatttttcagatgAATAACTTCTAGGTGTTTTTAACTATGTGGAGCAGAGAAGCGCAGTGAAATAACACGTCCAGGGGTTCAGTTGATGCTGTATGGCCAATGATGTTACTGCTCTTACGCTCAACCCGAGCCTGTTAGAAACACTTTGTCTGCCCAAAATCACAAAGACacttcatttcaaacaaaagaCCAGGTGCACATGTAAGAGGGCAGATTTTCAGTTTCAATACTTGACTTAAAGCAGAGACAACAAAGGCCTATATGAGACAAAAGACAGCGTTTTAGCAGCTACAGTGATCCATCTGTGTCACAGTGCCATCTAGCTTTTAAAGTAAGAACTGCAAAGACATTTTCTGGAGTTAATTAATGGAACAAACGcttctgttttggttttaaaatTGTAATATTAAATTAACAACAATGCTTTTATCATTTGGACTATACTGTAGGGTGAAAATCTGTATAATCTGATAGATTCTAGTGCAATAACCCTGTAATATATACTGTCTTATTAAGGCTATGTCTTATGAAGGCTATTAACTATTTTTTTGTATATTCTATATGAGAAACATGCTACTTCAATTCCATGGTCAATTTGTGTGCTAATTTGAAGTCTAGTTTCTGATGATGGTGTTGTATTAGATGTGTCGCTGTTATTTTGTTCCACGAGTGTGTGTAAAGAGGGGTACGGATGTGTATTTtaatacacaacacacacatgctggggCGTTAATGCATGCTGCACACCATAGTGACACGAGTTAACAGGCAGGAGCACTGAGTGATCGTGGACACAGAAAATAGCCATGACGCAGTGCGGAGAGTGTGAATAAGTGTTCGAAACAAACATTCATGGGACCTGCAGAGCACTTACAGACCCAGAGTGACTCACACAGAGCTCATGTTCTCACTCGTGCTCTCTGCACACTTGTCCATTTGTCTTTGGTAATAAACTTAGGATGTTTTGGAGTAAGTTAATTACTAATAAAGGAGGCAATTCAATTTGAGGCTCTACAGTAATATCATGTAAAGGTCAGTAAAACACCTCTGCTTTATTTGTGCACATGTGCGTCTagttaaatacacacacacacacacacacacacacacacagcatgcctAGCCTTTCTTTGGATGCAGGCACTTGCTGAACCGCAGAATGTTAAATAAACCAATGGAGGAATTCCACTGAGTCAACACAGCCTGTGGAAGTGGAGAGCTCACTTTATTCGTGTgcggtgtgcgtgtgtgtgtgtgagtgtgtgtgtgctgggagcAGAACAGAGTGGTGTCTGTCACAGGCCAGTcctgagtaaacacacacacatacacacaccctctcaACCTACCTGCCCGTGGAATGCACAGAATCCAGCTGCTATGGCAACAGAAACCTGCCAGTAAATCTTTGTttaacacctctctctctctctctctctctctctctctctctctctcgctctctctctctctcacacacacacacacacacacacacacacacacacacacacacacacacacacctgacctcCAGATTTCACTAGGatgatgcagtgtttcctgtagCATCACTTTAGatatatttctttcattttatgctACAACATGGAATACTTTATTGCCCCTGAAGGGAACTTGTTTTGGACTCACAGCACCACTATCTGCCATGattaacaacaaaacaacacaaaagtcAATAGATCAACCAACCATCAAAAAATAATACCCACACAATcacaataaataacaataaagaaCATGTTCAAACATCCACGCAGCATCCCCAGATATTTCTACTGTATAGGCACCTCAACTCAGTTACATGCATAAGCCTTTTTCACAGCGTCAGGACCATGAAACTCAAGCAAGGACCTGAAATTAAGCCatcattcattgtttatttacacctctgcttctcctgctttgttgtATGTCgtctgtgaaaaaggcctattcAGCAGTAACAATAAAGAAATGCTGCACAACCCTTGAAGGCAATAACGAATACTTATCATTTATCATTCACAGTAACGCTTGTTTAATTATTCAGTGTACAGAGGCCACACTAGTTTTGAACACTTTGCATCTAACTATGATGGCTACCAAGAACTGAGCAGAGCAGAATCGACCCACTGCTGCTTATAATTTAAAAGGTGTATATTTTCCCACCCTAACAGGCGCAACATGAATAGGATGAGCAGGGGCTTTAATATTTGACCATAGTGTCAAATTTAAGTTGTGACAAAATTAAGTATACTCACATAAGTCAGCAtgttaactgaaaacatgtgatTTTTTGAGAGCAATTGCATAACATTATTGTCCCTTCCTAACAGCAAACAGAtgcaaaaataattaataaattgtTGCTGTTGAAACAACTACATTTTGGAAATTGGCAAACTcaaaaaaatatgtattattAGAGTAAATATCTCCGCAGTGGTATACCAAAGGTACCTTTGTTGGCATCTGTCAGTGTCCATGTTGTGTTATATTGTGGTCCTGTTAGTGGGCTACAAAATTTAAATTTGGTATATTTTGTATAGCATAGACAGTAAGCTATGCAATTAGTTTATAGAGTGAAATTGGGACACAGTATAATAGTAGTAAGACCTATTTCCACAAGAGATGTGTCATAGCAGGTAAAGCACAGACGGAACTAACATTAATGAAAGCTCCAGGTGTTGGAGCCCATTGTGATGAGTTACAGCTGTGTATGTTCAGTTAAAATGTCTATGAAAAGGTTAATTATATTGAAAACTCTCAATTTTATCACTTTACCACTAAGTGGTAGTAAATTTATGCAAATGCCACGTCTTTTTCTCACTCAATTTCATAACATAAAATCTTGTTCGTTGTTGTCCAGGAAACGGCGCTGGTACCACGTATTGGTACCGCAACGTGACTTCAAACGGAAGTGACGTTTTCCCTGGTTCTTCGGAACTTCCGCCTAGCACGtgtgtttattaaaaatgtgGACAGCTGAGCTTTATAAGTGAACGTAATAATATTCTACACATACGAGCtgtgtgtgggtgaaacatgGGGAAGCTGAACGTCGTGGTGTTACGATATTTATCTCGAGATGACTTCCGTGTCCTCACAGCGGTAAGTTTAAGGGTAGCTAACTTAGCCTGTggcaggctaacgttagctgtggTCGCTCTGTCAATATAGCAAATAACCCAACGTAAGCTAACGTTACAGTGCGTTTCGCTACATCAACTGATTGTGTTAGCAGCTTTTTAACAGTTGCTTGATGATATAGGACCGTTGCAGCATCGTTTCTTAAGCGATTTCAGTGATGGGGGACAAATTTCAGTCTTTGTTCAGTTCAAAGTTTTATGTCAAAAATACGATGAAGCTTATATGAGTGTTCAGTAGTCTGTGCTAGACAAATCGAGTAGATGTCTTCCAAAGTAACAGTTCTCAGTGCGACATCCCCCGTTTGTGTTTCACCAGACACCGTTTCCACGTTGAGCTGCATTGTAACACAGTGAGAGAACAGTAACATCTCAAAATAATATCAAATTACTATGAAATCCTAAACTGTCGTTTCACCAAGCAGTACTCACTTTATGtcaattcatttttttagcTTTCTTAGCAATTGTAAACCCTATACTGCAAGCAGGATTGCGTCTCAGCACTCTAATGATCAGAATATGTTTGTTCCTGTCGACTTCACTCCACACAGGTTGAAATGGGGATGAAGAACCATGAGATCGTTCCAGTgagtctcctctcctctatcGCTAGCCTCAAACACGGCGGCTGCAACAAGATCCTCAGAGAGCTCGTCAAACACAAACTTGTGGTCTATGAACGCACCAAGagtaagaaaacacagaaatgcatttGGACCTTTAGTTCTGGTGGTACATGTAGGTTATATTTCTAATGCGTCGTGTGTATGTTGGTTTCAGCTGTGCAGGGCTACAGGTTGAACTACGGAGGATATGACTACTTAGCTCTGAAGACCATGTGCTCCAGGGAAGTGATCATTTCAGTTGGCAACCAGATGGGTGTTGGTAAAGAGTcaggtaaaaatgaaaaagcacatGCATTGCATACATGCTCTGTCTGCATATGCTCCTCATTTGGCCTGCATGGTATGTACAATATGTAACATAATATGGTTCACACAAGCACATTCAAGTGTTGAATATTCAAACTTAAAGTCGTCCCAGAAAGACACTACAATTTCTAAATAGTAGGCCTACCTCTttaaatggaaatggaaatatcATGAAATCATCATTTCAGTATTATTTTTAATTGCAATACTGAGAAATGTATTAATCTGAGCTATTTGAAAAGACAGTAGTTAAACTCAGCAGCACCCAAGTGTGTAATGATTCCCTAGGTCTTAATATAAATGACATCTGTTCTCTGTCAGGTTTTGTCAAGCTCAGAAAGAATCTTGTGCTCACGTTCATAGAAATACTTCTTTGTGTTTCCCTCCTATAGATATATATATTGTGGCGAGTCCAGAAGGGGAGCAGTATGCTCTGAAGCTTCACAGATTGGGTCGCACTTCCTTCAGGAACCTGAAGAACAAGAGAGATTaccacaaacacaggaagaacatgtcCTGGCTGTACCTCTCTCGTCTTTCTGCCATGAAGGAGTTTGCCTACATGAAGGTAATGGAACAAATCACAGAGAGTATGCTGTGTGGAGTAGAAAGAAAATGTCACCAGCAATTCATAATTTATGCACTaggaatctgtttgtgtggtgcATCGTTTGAGTGATCTTCTCATGTTTCAGGCATTGTATGATCGGGGTTTTCCCGTTCCCAAACCTGTGGATTATAACAGACATGCTGTTGTGATGGAGCTCATCAATGGATATCCTCTGTATGTAAACAAGCCATTTTTCTGTCATGCTGTATATATTACACTAGTAACAGTACACTCCTCCTactctttgttttttacatACTTTGCTTGTATTGTCCCTGTTTCAGGTGTCAGGTACACGAGCTGCAGGATCCATCAGCCCTGTACAGTGAGTTCATGGAGCTCATAGTGAAACTGGCCAATCACGGCTTGATTCATGGAGACTTTAACGAGTTCAACCTTATGTTGGACGACCAGGACCACATAACTATGATTGACTTCCCTCAGATGGTGTCCACGTCACATCCCAACGCTGAATGGTTGGTGTCTCAtttttaaatctgaaaataaataaacgaaTGAAATTAATTGTACAATGACTAAGTGTTCGCTTTTCCAAATCTTATCTATAGGTATTTTGACAGAGATGTCAAATGTATCAGAGATTTCTTTGCAAAACGATTCAATTACGAGAGCGAGCTTTTCCCAACCTTCAAAGACATCAGGTAACTGTTCATTTATGTCTTCTCTTTAAATTCAATGAAAATTGTGTCATGAAATTCAGTAGCTTGATTTTATTTACTTGTGTCCCAACATTTAGGAAATCTACATTTTTAATTGTTAATTTTCTTCATTCTctagatttatttaaaaatgtgctgaaaagGATTTCTTACATGATcttctgtcactgtttgttCCTGCAGGCGTTCTTATTCTTTAGATGTTGAAATCTCAGCTAGCGGCTTCACTAAAGATCTGCAGAGAGATGATGCATTGCTACACCCAGCTGGacctggagaagaagaagatgatgaagaggagggggacgatgaagaggaaacagatgatgaagtagaaaaacaagaacagagcGTGGACATGGAGGAATATAAGCATGCGATGTTGGAACTGGAAGGTCTGAAAGTCAGTGACACAAATGTGGAAGAACAAGATGAGGACAATGAGAgggaaaaagcagaagaagaaaaagagactgagagagCAGCTACTGCTAGAAgtgatgaagagacagagaaggactTAGAGGAAGAGTTGAATGAGGCAGAGGATGAGTGTCCAGAGCTAGCAGACCTTTCTGCCTCCAATAAAGAGTTCAAACCTTTCAGGTAAACACAATGGAAAGTTAACATAATCATTACATTTGATGAGATGATGCTAAATTTTAAGACTTGACCTGTTGCTGTCATATGAACACAGTAAACAATGATAGCTATTAATAGGAACACGTGGTAACTTTAAAATGACTTAAGACATTTGACTAAAATGTAGTATAATTAGTGTCAGATTAAGCAGAGTTGCTAAATACGTACAAATTACACCAGAACAGTGAACGTCGGTGCCACAACAGCAgttgatgttttctgtgtgttttctcctgcagAGACTCAGACAGTCTTCTACACATTGCAGAACACAGGAGGACGAGAACAGACAGTGAGGCCACAATGGGCAGCATCGGGAGCTGCTCTACCATACCACCAGTaagtaaaacacagacactgcagctgtctgcactgTATTATACAAAACACATTGAGGTGATCACTTTCAAGACATTGTGCAGATCTGCCGTGTAAAACAGATACAGCAGCATGTGATAATTAGCCAGTCCTTTTTGacactcagctgaaaacagtacaaagacaacatattaaatgttttacctcatcatctccatcattttttgtaaatatatgcttattctgaatttattcattttgcaagtgattgctttctgtttttatttatgttctgTACAACGTCCCAACTgttggaatcagggctgtacCAAGCTGAGCACAGTTTTGAGCAAAAACTGGAAAAGCCTTTAGGTGGCGCTGCAGAGTTTTAACATGGTGTTCAGTTTGTCAAAGAATGTGGCGTTTGACATGTAGCAGACACAACATGTCTGCGTGCTGCTGTGTGTACcttgcagagacagacagtgtgtaGATTTGTCTGTAGTAACCTGCTGtcgttgtttttgtgtgtcctACAGGAGGTAGTCCGTCAGAAGGTGCGGAGGCAGCTCACCAAACAGCAGaaggcagcacagaggagacgTCTACAGAAGGGAGAGGCCAACTTAGTGACCAAGTCCAGGAGAGAGAACCAAAATAACATCAAGTCTAGTCTGGAGACTGCCTCCTTCTGGGGATAAATGGGACTGCAGTGACAGATGGACAGGGTTCATGTTAACATGCCTTTTGTCTGGTTAACGCGCATGCTGCACGTGTCCTGCTCCTTTGTCTGGAGAGCTGAAAACACGATAGCTGATGGAAAAACTCAGCGAAAGAGTATCTCTGCAACAACTGATCATTTCCATACTGTCATGGAAAACACATGAGAGAAGAATGATGAAACTTCTCATATCTATTTGAACTGTAGTCATTATGTTCAACATAAAGTCTAATGTAAATAGCGACTGCTTATTATAATGAAGCTGTATGATTGATAATTAAACCTTCTAAACATCGCTCATGAGGTGCGTTTTTCTTAGTTTATTCAaaagaattgaaaaaaaatggcattttttttctgtctgaatatGTGCTGAGTATGTTTGCTAGTCAAGTTAATGAATACTCTCATATGAACCTCCACAATGGctccaaagaaaacagaaacccATGAAGTAACTCTTGCTTATTATTGGGCTCTCAAGGTCATTCTTGGTCTGAGTTTACTGCTGGCACACTTATGTGGACATGGACTCAAAATTCAAGCAGAATGCAAGTTCATGAAGAGCTTCTTTTTATGCTAAACTACTGAGGTTCAAAGGTCTCAGACTGTTATGTAAATCTGAATAGATCACTACCTCCACCCTCCCAGCAACCAATCACAAAGGAAGAGACTGACACAAGCATGTGTGAACACACATGCTCCAGGACACAGCAGTACATTCAGCATGAGGTGCAGGAAACAGACACGTAGACCCCGTCTCTCTGTTACACAGACGTGGCTGAATACAGACTGAGACGCGACATGTAAAAGATGAGGGAGCGAAGGACTTGGGAGCTAAGAGACCACTTCTTTCTCAGACTTTTGGTTCATTTATGTGTAAGAGGCTTTCAGAGAGCGGGTGAATTCAGACTTGAACAATGGCCATTCATATCGAAGAGGGTGAATGGAGCTCAGACCCTGGGCTCCGTGGCCTCAAAATAGTGTGTGAAGTCAAAAGTATCCCACCCCCACTCATTTTAGGCACTATATGTTGTACTCACTATATGAGTACAAGTGTCAGACTTTTCACAGAACaattcatgtttttcctgttcCTCCGTGATGATGGTGCACTGTGCTGCCTGTGGTTCAACTTGCCAACTCGGTGCAGGTCTTTAACTGTCTGACTCTTTTCAGGGATTAGCCAGCTGCAAAGCCTGAGGGGAGGGGCTCGGCATTCCAGCCctgcacctctgtgtgtgtgcatgtgtagaaAGAGTGAGGGGCCCTCTGAGCTAATTGGCAGCGAGAGTGACAAAGGTGGTCGGCTTCAAAAGAGAAACCCTGGTGAGATgttcacacaggagagaaggaggaggaggggagaaaggGAGTTTAAGAGGGGCTTTCACATTCTGAGTTTATTCCTTATGTTCCCATCCTGAGCTGCAATGACGGTGGCAGTTGCTCATTTCTAGGGTCATGCATGCCGTTTTGATGGACCATTTTGATGAGAAAAGTGGACTGAATTTGTTTGAGGCAGCTGTGGAAGCAAACGCTGGATGAGGATGAGCAAAGTGAAAGTGGAGGAGAGCATCATGTCATACCTGTCACAGAGTGAGACCGACACCAGCCCCAAAGACTGTGAGTAACAGAGGAACGTAATGTTGGTTTCAGCAGGAAATACACACATCTTTGTTTCACATGTCAGGATCAAATCTGTGTTTACCACTAACCTGCACATAAAACAGGCAAGCAATTTGTTGTCTTTATATACCTGTCTTATGCCTTCAACAAGTGTCAGTGAAGTTATCCCTGCTGCCACAGATTGCACTGCAGTGAATTGTTTAGCACACAGTGAAGGACACAGGAAACGTTTACAACTATTTAAGGGTCAGAAAAAGctcaaaaggctacaaaatgCTGACTTGTGTAAGTTACGGGCAGGTCCTTACAGCTCCTGATTCTACTCAAATAAACACTGTCTGGGAATGCTGATTTACAGATGTCTGGCTTGTATATTTCAGTTGGCATTTGTACATATTTTACAGGTTTTCCCAGTCAGACTAAACCAAACCTTTCAGTTCTGACGATAATGCAGAAGAAATGTTCGAAAAATGTTTTACATACTAAAAGTACTaatgaaatgcatttacactccacttgtttgctttctgttgtGTTCATGTACTTTATGCTTTCAATACTGCCAGTCTTCATTTTGACATGTGCCCATATTATGTGTGCAGTGAATGTAGTGGCCATGCTTCACAACTTTTGGGAGCAGAGGCAGGCCAGTCAATCAAACGGCTCCTCCAGTGAATCCGATGGTTCTGCTGGTGACACAGCCGTCCAGACGGAGAGCTTGCTGCTGTACGAGTCTGCACCATCCCCTGGGCCCCCATATGTCTGCTATGTCACCCTGCCTGGAGGAAGCTGCTTTGGCAACTATAAGGTGTGTCTATCATCATCAGTGCTGTCTGAGAGGATTTCTGCACTTGGTAGTTAATCtaacacatccacacaccagTTATCATGTAAAGTTGGAAATATCACCATCATGTTTTGAGTGCACAGGAAACTGAAACATCAGTTGTGAGTGTAATAAAAGCACATCATCAGCTTACAGTTTGTTATTCGATATAAATATCTAGCAGATATACACAGTAATAATacttttgaatttgcatttgcTTCCCcttgttttgctgcagcagctaaacAGATTTCAACTACATTATTAAGTAGAACAGTCCCCAGAATCAAGTTTTTGTGCTTTCACAGTCAGAGGTAGGTGTTAACAAGCAATCTCTAAAAGCCATTCAGTGGGGCTaaactcagtcacacacacttttaaggTTGTTTTAAAGTGATGTTGTTCTCTTTAAATCTTACAATGCCTCTCAATGGGCTCATTGTGACCCAAACAGCGGCCCCCAGCTCAGAGAAGGCATGTGATTGGTTATCTGTGAATGCCTCTAATGTCCTAATCTCATTGGTGATTCTAGTTCTGATCCCATGATTAGCTGTATTGAAGTGTAAAATCATCAAAACGGAACTAAGAGGGAGCGCCCATTTACAGACAGGACTCAAGTCAGCCAGCCGAGGCTCGCACataacagcacacactgaaATTTCTGTTTGTGACAAAGTTTTACATCCTTTCTCGCTCTTTTTGCACTCTTCGTTGACATTTTAATCCTTCGCTTTAATCGTCACGCCATCCTCAGGTGTGTGACACTCAGGCAGAGGCTCGGAGGGATGCAGCTCGTGTGGCTCTGATGAACTCAATTGTGAACGAGCTGCCGTGTCGACGCATCAACCCTCAGTTCATCACTCAGAGTCTGCAGCAGGCAGCCACAGACAGTGCTGTGAGTGTGAGCCggtgcaaacacacagtattaCACCTTGTTACAAGGCAGACTGTGGaaataacacagagagagagagtttagtctcaacatgaatgttgaccTGCACCCTTGTCTCTGTGAAGGTCTCAGTAGAAGACGCATGTGATTCAAGCACCAGTATAGGAACCTACAGGTTGCTACTCCACTCCTACATAGGAAGGACGATGCTGGAGTTTCAGGTAAAACATGATGTCAAAGCCTGTTtggaaaatgcagtttttcttcTGACTGTGCTCATAAATCATGTGGGGCCTTTCGGTAATTGTGTGAACAATCTATTCACTTCAAAGGATTTAGGCTTTTTGAAGTGCTACATTGCACTAAGGAGATCTTAAATAG from Chaetodon trifascialis isolate fChaTrf1 chromosome 6, fChaTrf1.hap1, whole genome shotgun sequence includes the following:
- the lix1 gene encoding protein limb expression 1 homolog; this translates as MRMSKVKVEESIMSYLSQSETDTSPKDLNVVAMLHNFWEQRQASQSNGSSSESDGSAGDTAVQTESLLLYESAPSPGPPYVCYVTLPGGSCFGNYKVCDTQAEARRDAARVALMNSIVNELPCRRINPQFITQSLQQAATDSAVSVEDACDSSTSIGTYRLLLHSYIGRTMLEFQEMMTIFQLLHWNGTLKALRERQCSRQSVIAYYSKRGLDEYMRSSLALDWLGREQRTPGRLGEELQVAQREVVLARRRGIELRFYKEKTEILSLALSQAYIHHTPEAFSQAQSHTCKQEQLPLHNLYSQDTEAQITPPCSPSPSVRKNIKQTVCQTSGTQQTFVPVNNVE
- the riok2 gene encoding serine/threonine-protein kinase RIO2, coding for MGKLNVVVLRYLSRDDFRVLTAVEMGMKNHEIVPVSLLSSIASLKHGGCNKILRELVKHKLVVYERTKTVQGYRLNYGGYDYLALKTMCSREVIISVGNQMGVGKESDIYIVASPEGEQYALKLHRLGRTSFRNLKNKRDYHKHRKNMSWLYLSRLSAMKEFAYMKALYDRGFPVPKPVDYNRHAVVMELINGYPLCQVHELQDPSALYSEFMELIVKLANHGLIHGDFNEFNLMLDDQDHITMIDFPQMVSTSHPNAEWYFDRDVKCIRDFFAKRFNYESELFPTFKDIRRSYSLDVEISASGFTKDLQRDDALLHPAGPGEEEDDEEEGDDEEETDDEVEKQEQSVDMEEYKHAMLELEGLKVSDTNVEEQDEDNEREKAEEEKETERAATARSDEETEKDLEEELNEAEDECPELADLSASNKEFKPFRDSDSLLHIAEHRRTRTDSEATMGSIGSCSTIPPEVVRQKVRRQLTKQQKAAQRRRLQKGEANLVTKSRRENQNNIKSSLETASFWG